GGGgccacactcactcgtccTATTCTTCAGCCCCTTGTTGGCGGCCCTcatgctcttcctcgaatGCGaggtcttcttcttgggcACCGAAGCCCACACGATGGAAGGGATAAGCTCGAGCAGACCCCCGCCCCCGAGGTCAAAGAGGGATCTCCATGTCGTCGCAGTAccgggagaagaagtcgtCTCGATGGCAGCGACGGGGGAGGAGGCAAGTGTCGATGACGTtgaggaggcggaggcCGAAGTGGAAGCTTCGCAAGGGATCGACCAGGTCGGTCTGGCTCGTAAGAACGAtcgaagggagaagagcgaggtTCGAGAGGGGATCGAAAGGGATGCCATAGCGCtggtgttgatgacgatgttgtCAGTTCTCAAGCTGATACTGTATGCTGTGTGTTCCTCGACGACAGGTAGTAGGACGAGATGCATGTATACACTTGCACTGACTTTCTTGTCGAAATCTCGCtcgcagaggaaggacaagaGTCAAGATGCCTCATAACGCGAGCGGAAAATCTCGGTATTTTATCGAAAGTGGCAATTGCCAgcttttcttttctctctcatccctACCCTGTCTATCTATCTACCTGTCGCTTTTAGCTTGGTCGTGTCTCACCTCACTCTATGTATCTCGCTCGACACACCAAATCTACCGCCCTGCAGACCAGAATCATCTCtgtccatccatccatcacatGGAGAAGCCAACATGCATATCAACTTTGTGGACAAAAAACTCCTCTTACAAAAGATAGAATTCTCCCCCCCTCCTtgcttccttcctcgcccTTCAGCCCTGCTGGCTTGGGCGatgttcttctccctctctcccgcTCGCCTCGCCAAAAAGGATAAAACTACAGCACCCGGGATTCCCAAGTGGTCCCCCACCTTGGTACTAACCGAGCGATACACAGCTTAATTTTCCAAAGCGGACGGGATGGAATGCTTTCTGTGTTCTATGGCCGTAGATGAAAGACATCAAGTCTTGAGCCCTTATGTAAAACATAAAAACCGCGTTCCTGGATCGATGATTCCTCCGAGACGATCTTTCCGTCGTCCGTGCACTCGGGGTTTAGGGTGTTTATTTCGAGGCAGGTGCAGTCAGGTAATTCGTCGTCAATATTTTGATGTACATCCCAGTGCCATCGACTAGAAAGCCAAATTTCCGGTCTTCTTGAGATGACAGGGATTTGGGCGCTCTTTACCCAGTTCGATAGAGATCCTTTATAGGAGATTCTTATTCTCCCAATACACTCGAATAATGCTCCGAGGCGTACGGCTGGGGGACGTTGTCCACTGTAGGACCGATCGACGAGCCTGTGAATCTGGGAATGGTCGCAGTAGACGAGCAGGGAAGCGTCCTGATATCGGTGCTTTCCTCTGAACTAGTTCATGACAATCAAAAAACATAGGTTGCATTCCTGCTCTTCGCTATACACGGCGCATGTACATGCTGGTCTCCATGAGAAAGGAGGTCGTCAACCAATGAGCAGCTCAGAGCGAACCCCCTGTGAGCTACCGATGCTGATCAAGCAGGCAACCATACGAGCTCGGACTTTTCTCCGCTGAGCGTTTTCACCTGTCGTTGAGATAACATGCAACATGCAATCGAATGATGGAAATCTCGCCAGGTCCGACTCTGGGCGGTAACAATTCAAGGAACAGTCGgtcgttcttctttccacGTTATCCTCTCGGTCGTTGAAGCAAGACAACTTTCGGCGCTTCTgctctttccttctcccttcggTCGCGTTTGCGATCCGGGTTGACGAGTAGAGACGTCACGGGCGCATCGATCCTAGCCATTGGTccagatggaggaggaggtcgaaCAAGGCTTTCGCGAACAAGGCTTTCAGGTCTTTGAAGAAGTACAAATTCGCCTCCGCCCCCGCCATGTTTCCCATTTCTTCCATTTCGACCCCTGCCGCCTTCCCCGCCGCGAAGCCCGCCACGACGCTCGCCTCGGGAGCCGGAAATGTGAGACTGATCTAGATCTCGGTTTTGCCCATTCTCCACAGCTGGCCGCGACATGGCCGCTGAACCAGCATGATTCTGAGCAAGAGAGTGATAGAGTGGGGCCGGTGGGCGTTGAGGATTCATCCGTTGAGGTGCGGCCGGTCCTAGACCttgagatgatggaccTCTTGGAAGAGATCCCAACCCCtttggtggaggtggtcgaCCGATGACGCCAAACGGCGATCCATCGATTCGTGGTTGCAGCAATTGACCTGGTATAACAGGACTGTTTCCCGGCCTTGGTTGCACGGAGTTGCCGCTGTCTAATGGCTGGCGTGAAGCTAGCAATGGTGATGCAGGCGCCGATGGCGGAGTTTGAGGTCGTCGTAGTAGAATCTTGACCTCTCTTTCGGGTTCCGATTCTTTCTTGCCCTCACGTCGTCCACCTTTTCTGTCCCCTCGCCCGCCTCTGTTACTTTTGCCACCTTTAGTGCCACGCTCGCCCCCAGCATTCGCACATCCTTCAGCACTTCGTTTTCCGCCATCACCGCCATTTCGTGCTCTGCCCGTTCTCTTGCCAGATCTGCCCAATCCCGAAGCCTCCACCtctacatcatcatctctcagaACCTCCAAGGTAAGATCGAATCTCGCCGCTTCTTGCAGGACGACGTGCCCCTCACCTCTCGCCAGATAATCGACCCCatccctccccttctctccatctctcgctGAAGGCGTCGGTTCCGCTCTTCCTTGttccacctcgacgaaCACAGGAGGATTGGCAATGTATAGAATTGGTCCTTGTTCCCTCTCATAatcgtcttcgacatcgctgTCTTCGGCATCCATGACCCTCTTGAAATAGCTCACACAGCTAAAAATCGATTCGACCCAGCCCGGCAGACTTTCCTCGCCGTCCATAGGCGGCAGAGCAAGCTCATCGATCATGGCATCGACCGGCCGCACTTCGTCCTCGCGCTGGAGGCGGACACCTCGACCTTTCTTGTAGTTGGTCCCGGTTTGTACGGTGATGGACGGGTCGGATGAAAGTAGGCTGTGGTATCGAAGGGCGTGCTCAATGTATCGAGCAGCTTGACGAGCAGCGACGGCAGATGCGGATGATCCTTTCTTTAGTAGATCGAGGGTACGAATGGCTGATCGTAGGCGGGTCAGCTTGACGTGCACGGTCGAGCGGTGTTCGAGGAATCTAGcatgactcaccctccAAAGGTACGATGATCTCCCACCCTTTCTGCACTAAGCGTTTGACCGCATTTTTTGCCCACATCAAAGCACTGACGTCaatcaccaccacccgccattcatcgtcctcatgTCCTGCTGCCAGCTCATCCGCTTCGAGATCGTCCGGTCTTCCAAGATCGTCGTTCATGTCCTTCAGGTTTGGCGGGTCCGCAATGGCCCTCGATTCGACCGCACCAGGCCCGTTACCTGCGTTAGGAATGACGGCGGGGGCGGCGGCGGTAGTGGCGAGCGCACCCTGTTGTAGCTGTCCGCTGTTCCGTGGTCGGAACTGCTCTGCAGTCGCTTTCAAAGTGGTGGACTTGACTTTGTTCTCGAGCTCTGCGATCTGATGGTTCAGATAAGCTGTCGAAAGCGCTTTCTGCAGTCTCGCTTGACGAGTAGCCTACGACCCATGAAGACAGAAATAGTCAGCACTTTGTCGTGACACCGAAAGAGCAGCAACCACTCACTAGATCCTCTGTCCCAGCCTGTGCTTCTCTCATCGTGCAGTCGAGGGTCGACAGCAGTCGATATGTCTATCCTATACGACAGTAGCAATTTCTTTGCTAGACAGAGACTAGCTAGACGCCCATTCTCGTCGATATGATTCGTGTCGATGACGGGATAGCAGACATTCGGTCGAGGCGTGATTCAATTCCGCCGTATGTGTATGACGAAGATTTGCGTTCCAATCACAGCGGTGGGACTGTGTGGGGATGTGCTCTTACTGATGACGGATGTGAGTCTGTGAATGAATGGAAGCAAGGAGCAAAGGGGGAAAAGGAGAATGAATGGATCGGATCCGACGTTTGCTCTCATCAACACAGACAGAAAGATCCACTCTCGGTGGCGGGCGTCCGATACAGTGAATCATGACGTGGATTATTTTCAACATCGATTCGTTACCGCCGAGTCTCAAGATACAGCCTCGATTTCGTTTCATCTCGACAACTCTTCTGGACTTTTGACGGCATATGTAGAGCGCTAGCAACATAATCATCAACCGCACCAACAGACACATACTCATCATGAGCCGACCTGCTGTCCCTCGCTTGGTGGCGCAAGCAGTCAATGCCGTCCGACCTTCCCCCTCGACAGGTACAGGtacctctcctcctcgacgtttcgcttcgtcgtctgcttcatcatcatcttgtgagtgtcaccCCCTCCGTTGCAGTCGTAAACGCCTAGATCGATAGTCTTCGACTTTCCGTCATTCCCGAATATGTTCAGTTACACGATGTATAGTCGTCCGTGACAATCTCTCGCCAGCCTAGATGCTAATCGTCTTGGATCTCCTTCCCTAGCTTACCCCTTCAACCCTTCGGCTCTCGCTCTCCCGTCCACCgcctcatctcctcctccgcccaACCTCATCTCACCCAGACGAGGCTGGTCCCTGATCACCCATCTCAACAAGTCCGCCCCTCAATCACCCCACCTACCCCTCTTCGGTCGTCGGAACAAGGACCGACTCCGAACAGGATCCGTCATCACCGTCCTGACATA
This genomic interval from Kwoniella newhampshirensis strain CBS 13917 chromosome 4, whole genome shotgun sequence contains the following:
- a CDS encoding mitochondrial 54S ribosomal protein bL19m, which translates into the protein MSRPAVPRLVAQAVNAVRPSPSTGTGTSPPRRFASSSASSSSSYPFNPSALALPSTASSPPPPNLISPRRGWSLITHLNKSAPQSPHLPLFGRRNKDRLRTGSVITVLTYTDPTKKSVSPFSGVLMGIKRGGVDTSFRLRNIVNKIGVEMSFKVNSPMIKEIKVVKRAQGRVGGVKDLRRAKVNYLRERPSMMTGIASAIKASKK
- a CDS encoding mitochondrial 54S ribosomal protein bL32m, with amino-acid sequence MASLSIPSRTSLFSLRSFLRARPTWSIPCEASTSASASSTSSTLASSPVAAIETTSSPGTATTWRSLFDLGGGGLLELIPSIVWASVPKKKTSHSRKSMRAANKGLKNRTNLSLCEACGSIKLTHHVCPTCYSQISRRWKHDARSSLSGQVAPALEQRPAAEP